In a genomic window of Zingiber officinale cultivar Zhangliang chromosome 9B, Zo_v1.1, whole genome shotgun sequence:
- the LOC122023129 gene encoding uncharacterized protein LOC122023129, whose translation MTCYSVPPCLPGRGCVHYLAERIGSSAFAPSSSFMSVGNPVFDRAVEVSNRLLLLPIGKGSGSDVYLVTIPVLLVVFGAEVGSLSREELWRKAVGGNKQRPRHRDRLLRRPHWFTVYFVFKLRPIYLVDFACFRPSDELKVFERGVHGAAWLGRQEVREVRRGEPGIPVADPQFVMDLQRDVLPRSATQRRLLPCSPRALDELFDKCRVCSQGRWRQLQPLQPYSIARSHGRQQLQDARQHPELQPRRHGLQRRRTSSPSTSPEACCRSTPATTPSSSARRPSPAFTWYTAATAPCSSPTSFSAWAARPC comes from the exons ATGACCTGCTACTCGGTTCCGCCTTGCCTGCCGGGTCGGGGCTGCGTCCACTACTTAGCTGAGCGGATTGGCAGCTCGGCCTTCGCCCCTTCTTCGAgctttatgagcgtcggaaacccggtgttcgaccgagctgtcgaagtgtcgAACCGACTACTACTCCTGCCGATCGGGAAG GGGTCTGGCTCCGACGTGTACTTGGTCACCATCCCAGTGCTCCTGGTGGTGTTTGGCGCCGAAGTGGGCAGCTTAAGTAGGGAGGAGCTGTGGCGGAAAGCTGTGGGAGGAAACAAGCAACGACCTCGCCACCGTGATCGCCTTCTTCGCCGTCCTCACTGGTTCACCGTCTACTTCGTGTTCAAGCTGCGGCCCATCTACCTCGTCGACTTCGCTTGCTTCCGTCCCTCCGACGAGTTGAAG GTATTCGAACGAGGAGTTCATGGAGCGGCATGGCTAGGAAGACAGGAAGTCCGAGAAGTTAGACGAGGAGAGCCAGGCATTCCAGTCGCGGATCCCCAATTCGTCATGGATCTGCAACGAGACGTACTTCCGCGGTCGGCCACGCAGAGGCGTCTGCTGCCATGTTCTCCGCGCGCCCTGGACGAGCTCTTCGACAAGTGCCGCGTCTGCTCCCAAGGACGTTGGCGTCAACTGCAGCCTCTTCAACCCTACTCCATCGCTCGTAGCCATGGTCGTCAACAGCTACAAGATGCGCGGCAACATCCTGAGCTGCAACCTCGGCGGCATGGGCTGCAGCGCCGGCGTACGTCATCGCCCTCGACCTCGCCCGAGGCATGCTGCAGGTCAACCCCAGCAACTACGCCGTCGTCGTCAGCACGGAGGCCGTCGCCGGCCTTCACCTGGTACACTGCTGCAACCGCTCCATGCTCATCCCCAACGTCTTTTTCCGCATGGGCTGCTCGGCCGTGCTGA